From one Culex quinquefasciatus strain JHB chromosome 3, VPISU_Cqui_1.0_pri_paternal, whole genome shotgun sequence genomic stretch:
- the LOC6038838 gene encoding G-protein coupled receptor 52 isoform X2: MRGVTMHGLSPLQSGSTLEALTQATIILILAVAIILANLIVVATYLNFKGPHEVINYYLLSLAVADLLCGLFIVPLSVYPAFYGHWVYGDVVCRLVGYLEVTLWSISVYTFMWISVDRYLAVRKPLRYETIQTKTRCQCWMAFTWISAAMLCCPPLLGYNKAIYDNDTHICMLEWGNMAAYSATLAILVLGPSVISIVYNYGYIFTMMRKVRSGAPIHDKEYATALAENLANPSHCMSFALVFSFWVSWGPYMGLRIYELIMDEPYENHLIQFGAVWLGILNSFWKIIIMTSMSQQFRLLVRLLFLTICCKTKGRLQAELIGLDPDD, from the exons ATGCGAG GGGTTACGATGCACGGGCTGAGTCCACTGCAATCCGGCTCAACCCTGGAGGCACTCACGCAGGCAACCATCATTCTCATCTTAGCGGTCGCCATCATTCTAGCCAACCTCATTGTAGTTGCTACATATCTTAACTTTAAGG GTCCCCACGAGGTCATAAACTACTACCTGTTGTCGTTGGCCGTCGCCGATCTGCTATGCGGTCTGTTCATCGTGCCTCTCTCGGTCTATCCGGCATTCTATGGCCACTGGGTGTACGGGGACGTGGTGTGCCGGTTGGTCGGCTACCTCGAGGTCACCCTCTGGTCGATCTCGGTGTACACGTTCATGTGGATCTCCGTGGATCGCTATCTCGCAGTTAGGAAACCGCTGCGCTATGAAACGATCCAAACTAAAACCAG ATGCCAATGCTGGATGGCGTTCACGTGGATCTCGGCCGCGATGCTATGCTGTCCACCGCTGCTCGGCTACAATAAGGCCATCTACGACAATGACACCCACATCTGCATGCTCGAGTGGGGCAACATGGCCGCCTATAGTGCAACGCTGGCAATCCTGGTCCTGGGGCCGAGTGTAATCTCGATCGTGTACAACTATGGCTATATCTTTACGATGATGCGTAAAGTGCGATCGGGAGCACCGATCCATGATAAGGAGTACGCCACGGCACTGGCCGAGAATCTGGCCAATCCGAGCCACTGTATGTCATTTGCATTGGTGTTCTCATTCTGGGTCTCGTGGGGTCCGTACATGGGCTTGCGGATCTACGAGCTGATCATGGACGAGCCGTACGAGAACCACCTCATCCAGTTCGGCGCCGTCTGGCTCGGCATTCTCAACTCGTTCTGGAAGATCATCATCATGACGAGCATGTCGCAGCAGTTCCGGCTCCTGGTGCGGTTACTCTTCCTCACGATCTGCTGCAAAACCAAGGGCCGCCTCCAGGCCGAACTGATCGGGCTCGATCCGGACGACTAA
- the LOC6038838 gene encoding G-protein coupled receptor 52 isoform X1, which yields MRGVTMHGLSPLQSGSTLEALTQATIILILAVAIILANLIVVATYLNFKGPHEVINYYLLSLAVADLLCGLFIVPLSVYPAFYGHWVYGDVVCRLVGYLEVTLWSISVYTFMWISVDRYLAVRKPLRYETIQTKTRNGRCQCWMAFTWISAAMLCCPPLLGYNKAIYDNDTHICMLEWGNMAAYSATLAILVLGPSVISIVYNYGYIFTMMRKVRSGAPIHDKEYATALAENLANPSHCMSFALVFSFWVSWGPYMGLRIYELIMDEPYENHLIQFGAVWLGILNSFWKIIIMTSMSQQFRLLVRLLFLTICCKTKGRLQAELIGLDPDD from the exons ATGCGAG GGGTTACGATGCACGGGCTGAGTCCACTGCAATCCGGCTCAACCCTGGAGGCACTCACGCAGGCAACCATCATTCTCATCTTAGCGGTCGCCATCATTCTAGCCAACCTCATTGTAGTTGCTACATATCTTAACTTTAAGG GTCCCCACGAGGTCATAAACTACTACCTGTTGTCGTTGGCCGTCGCCGATCTGCTATGCGGTCTGTTCATCGTGCCTCTCTCGGTCTATCCGGCATTCTATGGCCACTGGGTGTACGGGGACGTGGTGTGCCGGTTGGTCGGCTACCTCGAGGTCACCCTCTGGTCGATCTCGGTGTACACGTTCATGTGGATCTCCGTGGATCGCTATCTCGCAGTTAGGAAACCGCTGCGCTATGAAACGATCCAAACTAAAACCAG GAATGGAAG ATGCCAATGCTGGATGGCGTTCACGTGGATCTCGGCCGCGATGCTATGCTGTCCACCGCTGCTCGGCTACAATAAGGCCATCTACGACAATGACACCCACATCTGCATGCTCGAGTGGGGCAACATGGCCGCCTATAGTGCAACGCTGGCAATCCTGGTCCTGGGGCCGAGTGTAATCTCGATCGTGTACAACTATGGCTATATCTTTACGATGATGCGTAAAGTGCGATCGGGAGCACCGATCCATGATAAGGAGTACGCCACGGCACTGGCCGAGAATCTGGCCAATCCGAGCCACTGTATGTCATTTGCATTGGTGTTCTCATTCTGGGTCTCGTGGGGTCCGTACATGGGCTTGCGGATCTACGAGCTGATCATGGACGAGCCGTACGAGAACCACCTCATCCAGTTCGGCGCCGTCTGGCTCGGCATTCTCAACTCGTTCTGGAAGATCATCATCATGACGAGCATGTCGCAGCAGTTCCGGCTCCTGGTGCGGTTACTCTTCCTCACGATCTGCTGCAAAACCAAGGGCCGCCTCCAGGCCGAACTGATCGGGCTCGATCCGGACGACTAA